Proteins from one Oncorhynchus masou masou isolate Uvic2021 chromosome 12, UVic_Omas_1.1, whole genome shotgun sequence genomic window:
- the lratd2a gene encoding protein LRATD2a, which produces MGNQVDKIKQSQQSYAEVPTVDPNGLDTEEGPRIGVSYIFSTDDEEQEGENRNVDGADKEHHTGTEHKHCDKSNEVDCAVYHRGECIYEKSVKTAGMEIYSPENLLHKCRAGDLVEFVTTGQYPHWAVYVGDFQVVHLHRAEIKNSFLTDASQGRRCRIVNELYKFKALSAEMVVQNAMEQVGAKDRELSWRNSECFAAWCRFGKREFKMGGEIRIGKQPYRLKILMSEKQSHMLEFQSLEDLIMEKRRHDQVGRTSVVQELANHLNSVGEIKRNPLSDPITAQTAQ; this is translated from the coding sequence ATGGGCAACCAGGTGGATAAAATTAAACAGTCACAACAAAGTTACGCAGAAGTTCCCACAGTGGACCCCAACGGGCTGGACACTGAGGAGGGTCCTCGGATCGGAGTGTCATATATTTTCTCAACAGATGATGAGGAACAGGAGGGTGAAAACCGTAACGTAGATGGAGCGGATAAGGAGCACCACACTGGTACGGAACATAAACACTGCGACAAGAGCAACGAAGTGGATTGCGCCGTTTACCACCGGGGGGAATGTATTTACGAGAAGAGCGTCAAGACCGCGGGCATGGAAATATACTCTCCCGAGAATCTACTACACAAATGCAGGGCAGGTGACCTGGTGGAGTTTGTAACCACGGGACAGTACCCCCACTGGGCGGTGTATGTCGGTGACTTCCAGGTGGTGCACCTGCACAGAGCAGAGATAAAGAACAGCTTCCTGACAGACGCCAGCCAGGGAAGGAGATGTAGGATAGTCAACGAGCTGTATAAATTCAAAGCCCTCAGCGCCGAGATGGTGGTTCAGAACGCTATGGAACAGGTAGGAGCTAAAGACAGAGAGTTGAGCTGGAGAAATTCAGAGTGCTTTGCCGCTTGGTGCAGGTTTGGCAAACGGGAGTTCAAAATGGGCGGGGAGATCCGGATAGGAAAACAGCCATACAGGTTAAAGATCCTGATGTCAGAAAAACAGTCTCACATGCTGGAGTTCCAGTCTTTAGAGGACTTGATCATGGAGAAGAGGAGACACGACCAGGTGGGAAGGACATCAGTGGTCCAGGAGCTGGCCAATCATTTGAACAGTGTCGGGGAGATCAAAAGGAATCCACTCAGTGATCCAATAACTGCACAGACCGCACAGTGA